Proteins encoded by one window of Roseibium sp. Sym1:
- a CDS encoding DUF2157 domain-containing protein encodes MTGGRSAGHMFDWTYKKRLKDDLENWVAKGWVSSTGAAAILKDQEQDDGRSKLPMALAGIGVICVALAVLAFIAANWDAIPKTVKLIGIALLVAGSHGLAAMAASRGRKGIADLATGFATLVFVGGMALVGQIFHLPSDWAGGAFLVCLGGLAAAWLTGSKTSLTVAAVAAITWQVMRPEFGVPNLMATLTGLVLTIAVFIHPVFHPSRLTRWAAISLLWVTYGRWFADTADLLSSGDDFAIAMLLGGAGGLSAVMLQLDPVADLYVKWSSDRPLRGHGHWLMARSMQDVGVLVLSILIVLSLIVVPEVSDDLSFLGLLPLPALLPLGTALLLTGTGLLLSFQTAKARGLFAATGLALLAVLMPVANMNVLILAAVSLAALIGLCALGTWYNNRFWMLCAYLALTAEALWLLQVTIGSLLGQSLFFLVAGLLLLAMALWLARLFKRGQRPAPPSPETGEAAP; translated from the coding sequence ATGACGGGAGGGAGATCGGCCGGCCACATGTTCGACTGGACCTACAAGAAGCGTCTCAAGGACGATCTGGAAAACTGGGTTGCGAAGGGTTGGGTCAGTTCCACCGGTGCCGCGGCCATTCTCAAAGACCAGGAACAGGATGACGGGCGCTCGAAGCTGCCCATGGCGTTGGCCGGGATTGGCGTGATTTGCGTGGCCCTGGCCGTGCTGGCCTTCATCGCGGCGAACTGGGATGCGATTCCCAAGACCGTGAAGTTGATCGGTATTGCCCTGCTGGTCGCCGGCAGCCACGGCCTTGCGGCAATGGCTGCGTCCAGGGGGCGCAAGGGCATCGCCGACCTGGCGACGGGATTTGCCACCCTGGTCTTTGTCGGCGGCATGGCGCTGGTCGGGCAGATCTTTCATCTGCCGTCGGACTGGGCCGGCGGCGCGTTTCTGGTCTGCCTCGGAGGCCTCGCCGCGGCCTGGCTGACCGGGTCGAAGACCTCGCTCACCGTTGCCGCGGTCGCCGCCATCACCTGGCAGGTCATGCGCCCCGAATTCGGCGTGCCCAACCTCATGGCCACCTTGACCGGCCTGGTTCTCACCATAGCGGTCTTTATTCATCCGGTGTTCCATCCGTCCCGGCTGACACGCTGGGCGGCAATCTCGCTCCTCTGGGTGACCTATGGCCGCTGGTTCGCGGATACGGCGGATCTGTTGTCCTCCGGCGACGATTTCGCCATCGCCATGCTGCTTGGGGGCGCCGGAGGCCTGAGTGCCGTCATGCTGCAGCTCGACCCGGTTGCGGATCTCTATGTCAAATGGTCCAGCGACCGGCCGCTGCGCGGGCATGGCCACTGGCTTATGGCCCGGTCGATGCAGGATGTCGGTGTTCTGGTCCTGTCGATCCTGATCGTGCTGTCCCTGATCGTTGTGCCTGAAGTCTCCGACGATCTGTCCTTCCTGGGCCTGTTGCCGCTGCCGGCCCTGCTTCCGCTCGGAACCGCCCTGCTGTTGACCGGGACGGGCCTGTTGCTGTCCTTCCAGACAGCCAAGGCAAGGGGCCTGTTCGCCGCGACCGGGCTGGCACTGCTGGCGGTGCTGATGCCGGTTGCCAACATGAATGTGCTGATCCTCGCGGCCGTATCGCTGGCGGCACTGATCGGGCTCTGTGCGCTCGGCACCTGGTACAACAACCGTTTCTGGATGCTGTGCGCCTACCTCGCCCTGACGGCGGAAGCCTTGTGGTTGCTTCAGGTTACCATCGGCTCCCTGCTGGGGCAGTCGCTGTTCTTCCTTGTTGCCGGCCTTCTGCTGCTGGCCATGGCGCTGTGGCTCGCCCGCCTGTTCAAGCGCGGTCAGCGGCCCGCGCCCCCGTCGCCGGAAACCGGGGAGGCGGCGCCATGA
- a CDS encoding DUF3141 domain-containing protein produces the protein MKDIFDAFEKGQNEFLNSLQDATAWGPSEHFTRYQAQATELANLAELMGRGLTQHLTGITEAHKARWQQNLSDAGKAVEDVGAAQKSGELYKAWEDYWQDSAQRLVLTMDTLRRRGDIFLEHEEAGCPPVLKYDYELVLDGADLPRPSCYMLLKIIPPKDVPCREPKDWKRPYIIIDPRAGHGAGIGGFKPDSQVGVALRDGHPVYFVAFRRMPEKGQTLADVTHAEAAFVRKVKELHPEAPNPVVTGNCQGGWATLLLAASNPDLTGPVILNGAPVATWSGRVGENPMRYNAGVLGGTWNAMYYSDLGHGVFDGADIVQNFELLNPARNYFGKYYDLYAKVDTEPERFLEFERWWGGYFLLNEAEMKWIVEQLFVGNRLAKNEAQLEPGRNVDIKNIRAPIIVFASWGDNITPPQQALNWIIDTYTDEREIAIRGQRIIYMIHDQVGHLGIFVSSKIAKKEHTEVTSTLKTIEALAPGLYEMTIDDYEGGLLEREFTVSFHERKMDDLKRIDDGRDDEIPFAAVARASEQQAEFYDVCVRPFVQAGVTEQSADLRRKTHPLRLQRAMMSSLNPFLSWLPDQAERVRGERAPAEAGNPFAELERVNAALIEQSMDLFRDLRDTAYENLFFSLWGSPYMRWFGRTRQPGRTLKRKDELRSLPPVQAALMHIEEGGFCEAVIRMLILLAESRGNVRRDRLERSARVLTQDEPFKSLTPDARSFMLQEQTLITEFAPEQALAALPKLLKTREERELATRVVRYIPGAIEEMTPHTLETLQRFHEVLDLPPVSGDITEDPLVATDVTLETGKNGAQAALEETGRVPSRAASSSNAPRKASPRKPAARKTAAGKTNGSGRKPRAAPKKPREKAD, from the coding sequence ATGAAGGACATTTTCGACGCGTTTGAAAAGGGACAGAACGAATTCCTGAATTCGCTCCAGGACGCGACCGCCTGGGGTCCGTCCGAACATTTCACCCGGTATCAGGCCCAGGCGACCGAACTGGCCAACCTGGCCGAGCTGATGGGACGGGGACTGACGCAACATCTGACCGGGATCACCGAGGCCCACAAGGCGCGCTGGCAGCAGAACCTGTCGGATGCCGGCAAGGCTGTGGAAGATGTGGGCGCAGCCCAGAAATCGGGTGAGCTTTACAAGGCCTGGGAAGACTACTGGCAGGATTCGGCACAGCGGCTGGTGCTGACCATGGACACGCTGCGCCGGCGCGGCGACATCTTCCTGGAGCATGAGGAAGCCGGCTGCCCGCCCGTTCTCAAATATGACTACGAACTGGTGCTCGACGGCGCGGACCTGCCGCGTCCCAGCTGCTACATGCTCCTGAAGATCATCCCGCCGAAGGACGTGCCCTGCCGGGAGCCGAAGGACTGGAAACGGCCTTACATCATCATCGATCCTCGCGCCGGCCATGGCGCAGGCATCGGCGGTTTCAAGCCGGACAGCCAGGTTGGCGTCGCCCTGCGGGACGGCCACCCGGTCTATTTCGTTGCCTTCCGGCGCATGCCGGAAAAAGGCCAGACGCTGGCCGATGTCACCCACGCGGAAGCGGCCTTCGTGCGCAAGGTGAAAGAACTGCATCCGGAGGCGCCCAATCCGGTGGTGACCGGCAACTGCCAGGGCGGCTGGGCAACCCTGCTGCTGGCGGCCTCCAATCCGGACCTGACCGGACCGGTGATCCTGAACGGGGCGCCGGTCGCCACCTGGTCCGGCCGGGTCGGAGAGAACCCGATGCGCTACAATGCCGGCGTTCTCGGCGGCACCTGGAACGCCATGTACTACTCCGATCTCGGTCACGGCGTCTTCGACGGGGCCGACATCGTCCAGAATTTTGAACTGCTCAATCCCGCCCGCAATTATTTCGGCAAGTATTACGACCTCTATGCCAAGGTCGACACCGAGCCGGAACGGTTCCTGGAATTCGAGCGCTGGTGGGGCGGCTATTTCCTGCTGAACGAAGCGGAAATGAAGTGGATCGTCGAACAGCTCTTTGTCGGCAACCGGCTGGCCAAGAACGAGGCCCAGCTGGAGCCCGGACGCAATGTCGACATCAAGAATATCCGCGCGCCGATCATCGTGTTCGCCAGCTGGGGCGACAATATCACGCCGCCGCAGCAGGCGCTCAACTGGATCATCGACACCTATACGGACGAACGGGAAATCGCCATCCGGGGGCAGCGGATCATCTACATGATCCACGACCAGGTCGGCCATCTCGGCATCTTTGTGTCCTCCAAGATCGCCAAGAAGGAACACACGGAAGTCACCTCGACCCTGAAGACCATCGAGGCGCTGGCCCCGGGCCTCTACGAGATGACCATCGACGACTACGAGGGCGGCCTGCTGGAGCGCGAATTCACGGTCAGTTTCCACGAACGCAAGATGGACGATCTGAAAAGGATCGATGACGGCCGCGACGATGAGATCCCGTTCGCCGCGGTGGCACGGGCGTCCGAGCAGCAGGCGGAGTTCTATGACGTTTGCGTGCGCCCCTTCGTGCAGGCCGGCGTCACCGAACAGAGCGCGGATCTGCGCCGCAAGACCCATCCGCTCCGGCTGCAGCGCGCGATGATGTCCAGTCTCAACCCGTTCCTGTCCTGGCTTCCGGACCAGGCGGAGCGCGTCAGGGGGGAGCGCGCTCCGGCAGAGGCAGGCAACCCGTTTGCCGAACTGGAGCGGGTCAACGCCGCCCTGATCGAACAGTCGATGGACCTGTTCCGGGACCTGCGCGACACGGCCTATGAAAACCTCTTTTTCAGCCTGTGGGGATCGCCCTACATGCGCTGGTTCGGCAGGACCAGGCAGCCCGGCCGCACCTTGAAGCGCAAGGACGAGCTGCGCAGCCTGCCGCCGGTCCAGGCGGCCCTGATGCATATCGAGGAAGGCGGGTTCTGCGAGGCGGTCATCCGCATGCTGATCCTTCTGGCGGAAAGCCGCGGCAATGTCCGCCGCGACCGGCTGGAACGCTCGGCAAGGGTGCTGACCCAGGACGAGCCGTTCAAGTCGCTGACACCGGATGCGCGCAGCTTCATGCTGCAGGAGCAGACCCTGATCACCGAGTTTGCTCCGGAACAGGCGCTCGCGGCGCTGCCCAAGCTGCTCAAGACCAGGGAAGAACGCGAGTTGGCGACAAGGGTGGTGCGCTATATTCCCGGCGCAATCGAAGAGATGACGCCGCACACCCTGGAAACCTTGCAACGGTTCCACGAGGTGCTCGACCTGCCGCCCGTGTCGGGCGATATCACCGAAGACCCGCTGGTTGCGACGGACGTGACACTGGAAACCGGGAAAAACGGTGCGCAGGCAGCCCTTGAGGAAACCGGCCGGGTTCCCTCCCGGGCGGCTTCGTCAAGCAATGCGCCGAGGAAGGCGTCGCCGCGCAAACCGGCTGCACGCAAGACTGCGGCGGGCAAGACGAATGGCTCCGGCCGCAAACCGCGCGCCGCGCCGAAGAAACCCCGTGAAAAAGCTGACTGA
- the fabI gene encoding enoyl-ACP reductase FabI yields the protein MFDLTGQKALVVGVANDQSIAWGCARAFRAQGADVAITYLNDRAEPFVRPLAEQLGAEIVAPLDVRNETQADALFAEIVARWGRLDTLLHSIAFSRKQDLHGRVVDCSAEGFSQAMDISVHSFLRLIRRAEPLMPEGGTCMTVSFMGAQKVVENYGVMGPVKAALEAATRYAAAELGPKGISVHALSPGPLQTRAASGIAEFDALLNDAAERAPTHHLATIDDVGAYAAFLASREAFNVTGSVHPIDGGYSILG from the coding sequence ATGTTTGATTTGACGGGGCAAAAAGCCCTTGTTGTCGGCGTTGCCAATGACCAGTCCATCGCCTGGGGCTGCGCAAGGGCGTTCCGTGCTCAGGGCGCGGATGTGGCGATCACCTACCTGAACGACCGGGCCGAACCTTTCGTTCGCCCGCTGGCGGAGCAGCTCGGCGCCGAAATCGTCGCCCCCCTCGACGTGCGCAACGAGACGCAAGCGGATGCGCTTTTCGCCGAAATCGTGGCGAGGTGGGGTCGGCTCGACACGCTGCTGCATTCCATCGCCTTTTCGAGGAAGCAAGACCTGCACGGGCGCGTGGTTGACTGCTCGGCCGAAGGGTTCTCGCAGGCCATGGACATTTCGGTCCATTCCTTCCTGCGCCTGATCAGGCGGGCCGAACCGCTGATGCCTGAAGGCGGCACCTGCATGACGGTGTCATTCATGGGCGCGCAGAAGGTGGTCGAGAATTACGGTGTGATGGGGCCGGTCAAGGCGGCTCTGGAAGCTGCCACGCGCTACGCGGCTGCGGAACTGGGACCGAAGGGCATTTCCGTGCATGCGCTGTCGCCCGGACCGCTCCAGACCCGGGCGGCATCCGGTATTGCCGAATTCGATGCGCTTCTCAACGACGCCGCGGAGCGCGCGCCGACCCACCACCTGGCGACGATCGACGATGTCGGCGCCTATGCCGCCTTTCTGGCCAGCCGCGAGGCGTTCAACGTCACCGGCTCGGTGCATCCGATCGACGGCGGCTACAGCATTCTTGGATAG